One region of Hymenobacter sediminicola genomic DNA includes:
- a CDS encoding DUF4153 domain-containing protein, which translates to MNTSLPVAGSRFAPDATLSAPRLTLTTLQKVALPLGAVLFDLLFWHERMALNMLLYTLLVVGVVLAGLPRHAPQWRSRYFWLTLAGTLLSAVAVAWYGSGAARLACVASLAVWLGYVNQPHLKLVVYALGTALGSGAQAVPGLLRLLRLPGNLGGRANRAWFYGRLLGVPLLALGVFHVLFLIANPRYEAAASQVLDIVGKWLDLLFSQFSVPHLLFFLLGLCLTGAALVLVPVHYFADSESRFGEFIQRQRDRVASFAVRRPDFREQRFRALDLRKEYLIALSLLVLVNVLLLAVNAIDINWLWFGFEPAPGFDLTQFVHEGTYVLILSILVAMGIVLWFFRCNLNFYQAGLPLLRTLATVWVLQNAVLAVSVGLRNYYYILHTGLAYKRIGVYGFLLLTFFGLATVLLKIWQRRSAYSLVRLNALAAYALLLGFAVGNWEIWIARYNLRPELQTLDYGFLLDMPDRVLPILAAHQDVLPQRQLVHEIYDGTWTKLEPTEAAKRLRQRLQDFRAAQQARNWPSYNYADWQAYQELAQ; encoded by the coding sequence ATGAATACTTCCCTCCCGGTTGCGGGCTCCCGATTTGCGCCTGATGCTACACTGTCAGCGCCTCGTCTCACGCTTACTACTCTGCAGAAAGTGGCGCTGCCGCTCGGGGCCGTGCTCTTCGACCTGCTGTTCTGGCACGAGCGGATGGCGCTGAACATGCTGCTCTACACGCTGCTGGTGGTAGGAGTAGTGCTGGCCGGGCTGCCGCGGCATGCACCGCAGTGGCGCTCCAGATACTTCTGGCTTACGCTGGCCGGCACGTTGCTGAGTGCGGTAGCAGTGGCTTGGTATGGCTCCGGAGCGGCTCGTTTGGCGTGTGTGGCGTCGTTGGCGGTGTGGCTCGGCTACGTAAACCAGCCGCATTTGAAACTGGTAGTGTATGCCCTGGGCACCGCGCTGGGTAGTGGAGCGCAGGCGGTACCGGGGTTGCTGCGCCTGTTGCGGCTGCCAGGCAACTTAGGAGGCCGCGCTAACCGCGCCTGGTTTTATGGCCGCCTGCTGGGTGTGCCGCTGCTGGCGCTGGGTGTGTTTCACGTACTGTTTCTCATTGCCAATCCACGCTATGAAGCCGCGGCCAGTCAGGTTCTGGACATAGTAGGTAAGTGGCTGGATCTGCTGTTTTCACAGTTCTCGGTGCCGCATCTGCTGTTTTTCCTGCTGGGCTTGTGCCTGACCGGAGCCGCGCTGGTACTCGTGCCGGTTCATTATTTCGCCGATAGTGAGTCACGCTTCGGCGAGTTCATTCAGCGGCAGCGCGACCGGGTAGCTTCCTTTGCCGTGCGCCGCCCCGATTTCCGCGAGCAACGTTTCCGGGCGCTTGATCTGCGCAAGGAGTACCTGATTGCTCTGAGCCTGCTGGTGCTCGTAAATGTGCTACTGCTCGCCGTGAATGCCATTGATATCAATTGGCTGTGGTTTGGCTTCGAGCCTGCCCCCGGCTTCGACCTCACCCAATTTGTGCACGAGGGCACCTATGTGCTGATTCTGAGCATTCTGGTGGCCATGGGCATTGTGCTGTGGTTTTTCCGTTGCAACCTCAACTTTTACCAAGCTGGCCTACCACTGCTGCGCACCTTGGCCACGGTATGGGTGTTGCAAAATGCCGTACTGGCCGTGTCGGTGGGGCTGCGCAACTACTATTACATTCTGCACACAGGGCTGGCTTATAAGCGCATCGGGGTGTATGGCTTTCTGCTGCTGACCTTCTTTGGTCTCGCAACCGTGCTGCTCAAAATCTGGCAGCGCCGCTCGGCCTATTCGCTGGTGCGCCTGAATGCGCTGGCTGCATATGCGCTGCTGCTGGGCTTTGCGGTGGGAAACTGGGAAATCTGGATTGCGCGCTACAACCTGCGGCCCGAGCTGCAAACTCTCGACTACGGCTTTCTGCTCGATATGCCCGACCGGGTGCTGCCTATACTCGCCGCCCACCAGGATGTGCTGCCCCAGCGCCAGCTCGTGCACGAAATCTACGATGGCACCTGGACCAAGCTGGAGCCTACCGAAGCGGCCAAACGCCTGCGCCAGCGCCTCCAGGATTTCCGTGCCGCGCAGCAGGCCCGCAACTGGCCTAGCTACAACTACGCCGACTGGCAGGCCTACCAGGAACTGGCACAATAA